A genomic segment from Sciurus carolinensis chromosome 1, mSciCar1.2, whole genome shotgun sequence encodes:
- the LOC124962771 gene encoding phosphate carrier protein, mitochondrial-like — protein MCDTHGSRAPQARGAGGDWGRQWTAASPEEYSVEFGSTRYLLLCGLGGMLSCGLTHTVIVPLDLVKCRMQVDPDKYKGIFSGFGVTVRDDGLRGLARGWAPTFLGYSLQGFFKFGLYEVFKMHYAQLLGEEKAYAWRTGVYLAASASAEFFADVALAPMEAIKVRVQTQPDYARTLRAAVPRMYEEEGLWAFYKGVAPLWMRQIPYTMMKFACFERTVEALYKYVVPKPQSQCTKAEQLGVTFVAGYIAGVFCAFVSHPADSVVSVLNKEKGSTALQVLRRLGPMGVWKGLFARIIMVGTLTALQWFIYDSVKVYLKLPRPPVAQEPGSQKKHK, from the coding sequence ATGTGTGACACCCACGGTTCCCGAGCCCCGCAGGCGAGAGGTGCGGGCGGCGACTGGGGCAGGCAGTGGACGGCGGCGTCGCCCGAGGAGTACAGCGTCGAGTTCGGCTCCACCCGGTACCTGCTGCTGTGTGGTCTGGGCGGGATGCTGAGCTGCGGGCTGACGCACACGGTCATCGTGCCCCTGGACCTGGTCAAGTGCCGCATGCAGGTGGACCCCGACAAGTACAAGGGCATCTTCAGCGGCTTCGGCGTGACGGTGCGCGACGACGGGCTGCGTGGCCTGGCCCGCGGCTGGGCCCCGACCTTCCTGGGCTACTCCCTGCAGGGCTTCTTCAAGTTCGGCCTCTACGAGGTCTTCAAGATGCACTACGCGCAGCTCCTGGGCGAGGAGAAGGCCTATGCGTGGAGGACCGGCGTGTACCTGGCCGCCTCGGCCAGCGCCGAGTTCTTCGCCGACGTGGCCCTGGCGCCCATGGAGGCGATCAAGGTGCGCGTGCAGACGCAGCCGGACTACGCCCGCACCCTGCGTGCCGCCGTCCCCAGGATGTACGAGGAGGAGGGCCTGTGGGCCTTCTACAAGGGCGTGGCGCCGCTGTGGATGCGGCAGATCCCCTACACCATGATGAAGTTCGCCTGCTTCGAGCGCACGGTGGAGGCGCTCTACAAGTACGTGGTGCCCAAGCCGCAGAGCCAGTGCACCAAGGCCGAGCAGCTGGGCGTCACCTTCGTGGCCGGCTATATCGCCGGCGTCTTCTGCGCCTTCGTGTCCCACCCCGCTGATTCCGTGGTGTCGGTGCTGAACAAGGAGAAGGGCAGCACCGCCCTGCAGGTCCTCCGCAGACTGGGGCCCATGGGCGTGTGGAAGGGCCTGTTCGCTCGCATCATAATGGTGGGCACCCTGACGGCCCTGCAGTGGTTCATCTACGACTCGGTCAAAGTGTATCTCAAGCTGCCGCGCCCTCCCGTTGCTCAAGAGCCCGGATCCCAGAAGAAGCACAAGTAG